The nucleotide window CGAACCTTCAGCGGCAGCCAGCGCGTTTTTGGCCAGACGGCATGAATAGGAAGCCGGACACCGGCGGTGTCAGGAAGGATCTGAACTAAGCGTCCACTGTGCAGGCGTTCGTTAATGAGCCAGTAAGGAAGCCAGGCAATGCCGTCCCCGGCTTCTGCGGCGTCGGCAATGGCGTCCAGATCGTCCATGTAGAACCGCCCTTCAGGTTTGAAACGTTCGATTTGACCATTGATGGTGAGCTGCCATTCCAGCGGTCTGGTTTTGTTCAGGTAAAAAATAGCCTGATGCTGCATAAGTTCATCTGGTGAAGCCGGGGTGCCATATCGGGCGAGATATGACGGTGCTGCACACAGGCGCATGTCGTGCCAGGAAAGTGGGCGGGCAATGAGGTCGGTGCTGTCTTCCAGCTGGCCGTTACGCACCGCGAAATCAAACCCTTCATCCACCAGATTAATCACGCGATCGCTGAAAGAAAGCTCCAGTACCAGCTTGGGGTGCTCTCGTGCCAGTTCCAGTAAAACCGGGGCGACGCAGCGACGTCCGAACAGTACGGGCAAGGAGACGCGTAATTTACCGCGCAGGATCTGTTTGCCGCTTTCCAGAAGTGCTT belongs to Enterobacter cloacae and includes:
- a CDS encoding transcriptional regulator — encoded protein: MLNRFDGIDLFLQVVESGSFARAAERLHLSRSAVGKSIARLESRLGVRLFLRTTRSQTLTAEGSLLLEHAHRAHSEMEAAQALLESGKQILRGKLRVSLPVLFGRRCVAPVLLELAREHPKLVLELSFSDRVINLVDEGFDFAVRNGQLEDSTDLIARPLSWHDMRLCAAPSYLARYGTPASPDELMQHQAIFYLNKTRPLEWQLTINGQIERFKPEGRFYMDDLDAIADAAEAGDGIAWLPYWLINERLHSGRLVQILPDTAGVRLPIHAVWPKTRWLPLKVRMAVDRLREQLPQRIALKD